The proteins below are encoded in one region of Manis pentadactyla isolate mManPen7 chromosome 2, mManPen7.hap1, whole genome shotgun sequence:
- the MCFD2 gene encoding multiple coagulation factor deficiency protein 2 isoform X1, whose translation MDLQNYEVPVTMRSLQLLRISFLCGLLWVCCAPRARAEEPGASAPPGSVGLDKNTVHDHEHIMEHLEGVINKPEAEMSPQELQLHYFKMHDYDGNNLLDGLELSTAITHVHKEDGNEQAPPMSEAELINLIDGVLRDDDKNNDGYIDYAEFAKSLQ comes from the exons gtACCTGTAACCATGAGGTCCCTGCAGCTGCTCAGAATCTCCTTCCTGTGCGGCCTGCTGTGGGTCTGTTGTGCCCCAAGGGCCAGGGCTGAGGAGCCTGGGGCCAGCGCCCCTCCTGGCAGCGTGGGCCTCGATAAGAACACGGTGCACGACCACGA GCATATTATGGAACATCTAGAAGGCGTCATCAACAAACCAGAGGCGGAGATGTCCCCACAAGAACTGCAGCTCCATTATTTCAAAATGCATGATTATGACGGCAATAATTTGCTTGACGGCCTAGAACTCTCCACAGCCATCACTCATGTCCATAAGGAG GACGGGAATGAACAGGCACCACCAATGAGTGAAGCTGAACTGATTAACTTAATAGATGGTGTTTTAAGAGACGATGACAAGAACAATGATGGATACATCGACTATGCTGAGTTTGCAAAGTCCCTACAGTAG
- the MCFD2 gene encoding multiple coagulation factor deficiency protein 2 isoform X2, translated as MRSLQLLRISFLCGLLWVCCAPRARAEEPGASAPPGSVGLDKNTVHDHEHIMEHLEGVINKPEAEMSPQELQLHYFKMHDYDGNNLLDGLELSTAITHVHKEDGNEQAPPMSEAELINLIDGVLRDDDKNNDGYIDYAEFAKSLQ; from the exons ATGAGGTCCCTGCAGCTGCTCAGAATCTCCTTCCTGTGCGGCCTGCTGTGGGTCTGTTGTGCCCCAAGGGCCAGGGCTGAGGAGCCTGGGGCCAGCGCCCCTCCTGGCAGCGTGGGCCTCGATAAGAACACGGTGCACGACCACGA GCATATTATGGAACATCTAGAAGGCGTCATCAACAAACCAGAGGCGGAGATGTCCCCACAAGAACTGCAGCTCCATTATTTCAAAATGCATGATTATGACGGCAATAATTTGCTTGACGGCCTAGAACTCTCCACAGCCATCACTCATGTCCATAAGGAG GACGGGAATGAACAGGCACCACCAATGAGTGAAGCTGAACTGATTAACTTAATAGATGGTGTTTTAAGAGACGATGACAAGAACAATGATGGATACATCGACTATGCTGAGTTTGCAAAGTCCCTACAGTAG